A single window of Luteitalea sp. DNA harbors:
- a CDS encoding DUF1640 domain-containing protein codes for MLDNALPSSVRQRMGGEASLDFWLWIDACGEGWKADVLESCTLRFGAMLAEELGKVRVELHQEIGGVKQEISELRGDVKQAIAAQGAALCHVITSQGAALRQEMTNQRVELREEMINQRVELREAIAGQGVALRQEMINQRVELREEMINQRAELREDMAGQGGALRQEIATLGASLRREMAATRVDVVRWAFLFWLGQVATMAGLLSLMR; via the coding sequence ATGTTGGACAACGCGCTACCGTCATCCGTCCGTCAGCGCATGGGCGGCGAAGCATCCTTGGACTTCTGGCTCTGGATCGACGCTTGCGGAGAGGGCTGGAAGGCTGACGTGCTCGAGAGCTGTACTTTGCGATTCGGCGCGATGCTTGCCGAGGAGCTCGGAAAAGTCCGGGTCGAGCTGCATCAAGAGATCGGCGGTGTGAAGCAAGAGATATCCGAGCTCAGGGGTGATGTGAAGCAGGCAATAGCGGCCCAGGGTGCGGCGCTCTGCCACGTAATAACCAGCCAGGGTGCGGCGCTTCGGCAGGAGATGACCAACCAGCGTGTGGAGCTGCGCGAGGAAATGATCAACCAGCGTGTGGAGCTGCGCGAGGCGATCGCCGGTCAAGGCGTGGCGCTTCGGCAGGAGATGATCAACCAGCGTGTGGAGCTGCGCGAGGAAATGATCAACCAGCGTGCGGAGCTGCGCGAGGACATGGCCGGCCAGGGCGGGGCGCTTCGCCAAGAGATAGCCACCCTGGGAGCCAGTCTCCGACGGGAGATGGCGGCAACGCGAGTGGACGTCGTTCGCTGGGCCTTCCTCTTCTGGCTAGGTCAGGTCGCCACCATGGCCGGGCTGCTGTCGCTGATGCGCTGA
- a CDS encoding MATE family efflux transporter — translation MQDLTTGSVARHLLKTGGFMLVTMIFHTLYILVDLYWVGRLGTEAVAAVSVSSNLMFVVLALTQMLGVGTTTVISHAAGRKDREQAIFAFNQSLALAAAAGLAFLLVTLAFHSEYARQLSADAATTALATQYLLWFIPAMALQFGLVSMSAALRGTGHFKPGAVVQTATIVMNIILTPFLIFGWVTGRPLGVTGAALATFISIAVGTVWLALYFLRSSSYLTFMPTEWRPHLRQWWAMLRIGLPAGAEFGLLAVYLVIVYAVSRPFGAAAQAGFGIGMRVLQAGFMPVVALAFAVAPVAGQNFGAGKAQRVRDTFTAAVVMATAAMVLLTVVSQVASSTMIQVFSSDARAVDVGTEYLRILSWTFVASGMAFVSSSMFQAMGNTLPALMTSGLRVVSVAIPVFYVSRLPGFELRWVWYLSAVSIVLQMAMSLWLLRREFRTRLTFALAPVA, via the coding sequence ATGCAAGATCTCACGACAGGCTCGGTGGCACGCCATCTCCTCAAGACCGGCGGCTTCATGCTGGTCACCATGATCTTCCACACGTTGTACATCCTCGTCGACCTCTATTGGGTTGGCCGTCTAGGCACGGAAGCGGTCGCCGCGGTCAGCGTCAGCAGCAATCTGATGTTCGTGGTATTGGCACTCACGCAAATGCTGGGCGTTGGCACCACGACCGTCATCTCTCATGCGGCTGGCCGAAAGGACCGTGAGCAGGCGATCTTCGCGTTCAACCAGTCGTTGGCGCTGGCTGCGGCTGCCGGCCTGGCATTCCTCCTCGTCACGCTCGCGTTTCATTCGGAGTATGCCCGCCAGCTGAGCGCCGACGCTGCAACGACCGCGCTGGCAACCCAATACCTGCTGTGGTTCATCCCGGCAATGGCCCTGCAATTCGGCTTGGTCAGCATGAGCGCTGCGCTACGTGGCACAGGACATTTCAAGCCGGGCGCAGTCGTTCAAACGGCGACGATCGTCATGAACATCATCCTGACGCCCTTTTTGATCTTCGGGTGGGTGACTGGCCGTCCGCTGGGTGTCACCGGCGCCGCGCTCGCCACGTTCATCTCCATTGCTGTGGGAACGGTTTGGCTCGCGCTGTATTTCCTGCGCTCATCGTCTTACCTCACGTTCATGCCGACCGAATGGAGGCCGCACCTCAGGCAGTGGTGGGCAATGCTCAGGATTGGGCTGCCGGCGGGAGCCGAGTTTGGCCTGCTGGCGGTGTACTTGGTGATTGTGTACGCCGTGAGCCGGCCGTTCGGCGCGGCGGCCCAGGCGGGGTTTGGCATAGGAATGCGGGTGCTACAGGCTGGGTTCATGCCGGTTGTTGCCCTCGCGTTTGCTGTGGCGCCAGTGGCTGGACAGAACTTTGGTGCAGGCAAGGCGCAGCGTGTTCGAGACACGTTCACGGCGGCAGTTGTGATGGCCACGGCCGCCATGGTGTTGTTAACGGTCGTCTCTCAGGTCGCCTCGTCGACCATGATTCAGGTCTTCTCATCAGACGCGCGCGCGGTCGACGTCGGCACCGAGTATTTGCGTATCCTCTCCTGGACGTTCGTCGCCTCGGGCATGGCCTTCGTCAGCTCGAGCATGTTCCAGGCCATGGGCAACACACTTCCAGCGCTCATGACGTCCGGTCTCCGCGTCGTCAGCGTGGCGATTCCTGTCTTCTACGTCTCGCGTCTGCCCGGCTTCGAGCTGCGATGGGTTTGGTACCTCTCCGCGGTATCCATCGTTTTGCAGATGGCGATGAGCCTCTGGCTGCTGCGACGTGAATTCCGCACACGTTTGACCTTTGCGCTCGCTCCCGTCGCCTGA
- a CDS encoding DUF3604 domain-containing protein: protein MVLVAAATWLVGQTLVGNLRVAVTATPETWQADQAGSLTVTFRVEQGQLEPGARLSFHVPGSWTAHALHQHERDGRMYAQQPYDLLTKELADYCTLDPGASGTTWTLEVVEQSFDGTYHRFAREIVLTLKSGTLQAGNALTVRYGTDQKPIHASFLAETARFHAKLDTGDRVWSALAAPQVTTTAHAPKKLLVTAPSQSAIGRAVRVHVAAEDHLGNPTQLPPDVLLRPVGTTASPRAVVTGTGTFAESTVSFETEGVHRIEAGNEELGWFPSNPVVVSRGEPELKLYWGDLHSHSAISKDGVGENAFVFARDHANLDFYAPAEHSTGDRKDEGITSEEWEEIQQNVRRHDEPGRFVTILGYEASFPHPDGHHNVYFANARAPLYRQHEMGTLRELWRRLATDRAFTVPHHTGIRWTPDGGGGAATVFDEDHPLRPLIEIYSGHGQSERYAPKDPLSYDQMLMVQRWKNWFPRQAPETPDEYRALTGPVSADGPHYARDAWTAGLRLGTIASSDDHSARPGQPSKGLAAVWASRLDRETIFDALRDRRTYGTTGQRIYLDFRLDGTMPGRSVTRSSTPRLTLVVHGTAPLEWIELLKYDRRRQAYDVFHRWTPGKPSFEGEVTDLDETMDTFYYVRLKQEGLVDGRPVMAWSSPIWVERNASPSQK, encoded by the coding sequence GTGGTTCTCGTCGCAGCCGCCACGTGGCTCGTCGGTCAAACGCTCGTCGGCAACCTGCGTGTGGCCGTGACCGCGACACCCGAGACTTGGCAGGCTGACCAGGCGGGCTCGTTGACGGTCACGTTTCGCGTCGAGCAGGGGCAGCTCGAGCCTGGCGCACGGCTCTCGTTCCATGTACCGGGCAGTTGGACGGCGCATGCTCTCCACCAGCACGAGCGCGACGGGCGCATGTACGCACAGCAACCGTACGACCTGCTGACCAAGGAGCTCGCCGATTACTGCACCCTCGACCCGGGGGCATCTGGGACGACATGGACGTTGGAGGTCGTCGAACAAAGCTTCGACGGAACGTATCATCGCTTTGCCCGGGAAATCGTTCTGACGTTGAAGTCAGGCACGCTTCAAGCTGGGAACGCGCTCACCGTACGGTACGGCACCGACCAGAAGCCCATCCACGCTTCGTTTCTCGCGGAGACTGCCCGCTTCCACGCAAAGCTCGACACCGGAGACCGGGTGTGGAGTGCTTTGGCCGCCCCGCAGGTGACGACAACCGCGCATGCACCCAAGAAGCTGCTGGTAACGGCGCCGTCACAGAGCGCGATCGGACGAGCGGTTCGCGTGCACGTCGCGGCCGAGGACCACCTCGGGAATCCCACGCAGCTGCCGCCGGACGTTCTGTTGCGCCCTGTGGGGACGACCGCGTCGCCTCGGGCGGTCGTCACCGGCACCGGCACGTTCGCCGAGTCGACGGTGAGCTTCGAGACAGAGGGTGTGCACCGGATCGAAGCCGGCAACGAAGAGCTTGGCTGGTTCCCTTCGAATCCGGTCGTCGTCAGTCGTGGCGAGCCGGAGCTGAAGCTCTATTGGGGCGACCTGCACTCGCACTCGGCGATCAGCAAGGATGGGGTGGGCGAGAATGCCTTTGTGTTCGCCCGCGACCACGCGAACCTCGATTTCTACGCGCCAGCTGAGCATTCGACGGGCGACCGAAAAGACGAGGGCATTACAAGCGAGGAGTGGGAGGAGATTCAACAGAACGTGCGCCGGCACGACGAGCCAGGACGATTCGTGACGATCCTCGGCTACGAAGCCAGCTTCCCGCATCCCGACGGTCACCACAACGTCTACTTTGCCAACGCCCGGGCGCCGCTGTACCGCCAGCACGAGATGGGCACGCTCCGCGAGCTGTGGCGCAGACTGGCAACCGATCGCGCGTTCACGGTGCCGCACCACACAGGAATCCGATGGACGCCGGACGGCGGCGGGGGAGCGGCAACCGTGTTCGACGAGGACCATCCGCTCCGGCCGCTCATCGAGATTTACTCAGGACACGGTCAGAGCGAGCGCTACGCCCCAAAGGACCCCCTCAGCTACGACCAGATGCTGATGGTGCAACGCTGGAAGAATTGGTTCCCGCGGCAGGCGCCGGAGACGCCGGACGAATACCGAGCCTTGACGGGCCCGGTCAGCGCCGACGGGCCGCACTACGCGCGCGACGCCTGGACAGCCGGCCTCCGCCTCGGAACAATCGCCTCGTCCGACGATCACTCGGCCCGGCCCGGACAGCCGAGCAAGGGCCTGGCTGCGGTCTGGGCCTCCCGCTTGGACCGGGAGACCATCTTCGACGCGCTTCGCGATCGCCGCACGTATGGCACCACTGGGCAACGTATTTATCTCGACTTTCGCCTGGACGGCACGATGCCGGGACGCAGCGTGACAAGGAGCTCGACTCCACGTCTCACACTGGTGGTGCATGGAACGGCGCCGCTCGAATGGATCGAGCTGTTGAAGTACGACCGACGCCGGCAGGCGTACGACGTGTTCCATCGCTGGACGCCAGGCAAGCCGTCGTTCGAGGGAGAGGTCACCGACCTCGATGAGACGATGGACACGTTCTACTATGTGCGGCTCAAGCAGGAGGGGCTGGTCGATGGGCGCCCTGTGATGGCCTGGTCCAGCCCGATCTGGGTAGAACGCAACGCGTCTCCCTCGCAGAAGTGA
- a CDS encoding VCBS repeat-containing protein: MRMWPASMLLLGGALSLAVSRPAEIPFERHTLDLGASESAAIADIDGDGKLDIVSGENWYQAPKWTKHRFREIHYENQYIDDLSTLPLDVDGDGKVDLVTASWFSKKLAWWKNPGPIGAEWKEEVVQGGYPIEFAFLVDLDNDGDAVEILPQFGDRKAPLAWYERGNGGIVSREVSDHSYGHGIGVGDVNGDGRNDILTPSGWLEAPADPRSANWTYHPDWKLGDVGFIYVVDLHGDGTPAIVTSMAHDYGIFSLEKQADGAWTRRVIDESWSQAHAMTLVDLRGTGTLGLLTGKRYMAHNGGDPGAREPLGLYWYERIRLPGNKVDWAKHVIDYSTRAGGGLQLPAVDIDGDGDRDFVAPGKSGLFLFENKTK, from the coding sequence ATGAGAATGTGGCCTGCTTCGATGTTGCTCCTCGGTGGCGCCTTGTCGCTCGCGGTCAGCCGCCCGGCAGAGATTCCGTTCGAGAGGCACACGCTCGATCTCGGCGCCAGCGAATCGGCCGCGATCGCGGATATCGATGGCGATGGGAAGCTGGACATTGTCTCCGGCGAGAACTGGTATCAAGCACCCAAGTGGACAAAGCATCGCTTCCGCGAGATCCACTACGAGAACCAGTACATCGATGACCTCTCGACGCTGCCGCTGGATGTAGACGGCGACGGCAAGGTCGATCTCGTCACCGCCAGCTGGTTCAGCAAGAAGCTGGCTTGGTGGAAGAACCCCGGCCCGATTGGGGCTGAATGGAAAGAGGAGGTCGTACAAGGCGGCTATCCAATCGAGTTCGCCTTCCTTGTTGACCTCGACAACGACGGGGACGCCGTCGAGATTCTCCCGCAGTTCGGCGACCGCAAGGCGCCCCTTGCGTGGTACGAGCGCGGCAACGGGGGTATCGTGAGCCGTGAGGTCAGCGACCACAGCTACGGCCACGGCATTGGCGTCGGTGATGTCAACGGTGATGGGCGCAACGATATCCTCACGCCGAGCGGCTGGCTCGAAGCGCCTGCCGATCCACGCTCCGCCAATTGGACATATCATCCCGATTGGAAGCTGGGCGATGTCGGCTTCATTTATGTCGTAGACCTCCACGGCGACGGCACGCCGGCCATCGTGACCTCCATGGCACACGACTACGGCATCTTCTCGCTCGAAAAGCAGGCTGATGGCGCATGGACCAGGCGCGTGATCGACGAGAGCTGGTCGCAGGCTCACGCGATGACGTTGGTCGATCTCCGCGGCACTGGAACCCTCGGTCTCCTGACAGGCAAGCGATACATGGCACATAACGGCGGCGACCCTGGCGCGCGCGAGCCGCTCGGCCTCTACTGGTATGAGCGCATACGCCTTCCCGGCAACAAAGTGGACTGGGCCAAGCACGTCATCGACTACAGCACCCGCGCTGGCGGCGGGTTGCAGTTGCCTGCCGTAGACATCGATGGCGACGGCGATCGCGACTTTGTCGCACCAGGTAAGAGCGGCTTGTTCTTGTTCGAGAACAAGACGAAATAG
- a CDS encoding SgcJ/EcaC family oxidoreductase: protein MLLQLRFRRIRTYGQPASADQRAALEALIERYKTAWARQDTEALIALHAEDVEWINAYARLFQGAAPLAEFLENRLFPAFSPEVSKQEVANMRTISVRYLGGDAAVVHMYTEGTRGASRNENEDVRRTHIHLVLASDPAGWKIVHTAIMDAR from the coding sequence ATTCTATTGCAGCTGCGGTTTCGGAGGATTCGCACGTACGGACAGCCGGCGAGTGCGGACCAGCGCGCCGCCCTCGAGGCACTGATCGAGCGATACAAGACGGCCTGGGCCCGGCAGGACACGGAAGCTCTCATTGCGCTGCACGCGGAAGACGTCGAATGGATCAATGCCTACGCCCGGTTGTTCCAGGGTGCTGCACCGCTCGCCGAATTCCTCGAGAACCGACTGTTCCCTGCCTTCAGTCCTGAAGTCTCGAAACAGGAGGTCGCGAACATGAGAACGATCTCCGTCCGCTATCTTGGAGGCGATGCAGCCGTGGTGCACATGTACACCGAGGGCACTCGGGGCGCGTCGCGCAACGAGAACGAAGACGTGCGCCGCACGCACATCCATCTCGTGCTCGCTAGCGACCCCGCCGGCTGGAAAATCGTTCACACGGCAATCATGGACGCCCGCTGA